In Leifsonia sp. ZF2019, a genomic segment contains:
- a CDS encoding amidohydrolase: MSGAHDATAQAAVLLTDVRPWGGAASDLLIEGGTIAAVEPHDPARPELVGGETIDGRGLLALPGLVNAHAHLDKSWWGREWVPYGGEATTQGRIAHERAHRDELGIPSPDSTLQLLRALVAQGTTAFRSHVDVDLGVGLRGIAVVREAVAALGVPVALEVVAFPQDGVLRRPGVLELLDRAAAEGADHVGGLDPALIDRDPVGQLDALFEIADRRGVGLDIHLHEGGELGAFEYDLIVERTRSLGLAGRVNVAHGFAIGDLPPARQRALVEELREAGVSITTVAPINASRLPLADLRAARVPVGLGTDGIRDLWGPYGDGDMLRLATRLAQLSGARRDEELTDVVRLATSEAGVFVGRPVHDLVAGAPADVVLVDAQNVPEALVLAPPRELVLAGGVRVSGTPAF, encoded by the coding sequence ATGAGCGGTGCGCACGACGCCACGGCGCAGGCCGCGGTGCTGCTGACCGACGTGCGGCCGTGGGGCGGCGCCGCCTCCGACCTCCTGATCGAGGGTGGCACGATCGCAGCCGTCGAGCCGCACGATCCCGCGCGGCCGGAGCTCGTCGGCGGCGAGACGATCGACGGCCGCGGGCTGCTCGCGCTGCCGGGGCTCGTCAACGCGCACGCCCATCTCGACAAGAGCTGGTGGGGGCGGGAGTGGGTGCCGTACGGCGGGGAGGCCACGACCCAGGGCCGCATCGCGCACGAGCGCGCCCACCGCGACGAGCTCGGCATCCCGAGCCCGGACAGCACACTGCAGTTGCTGCGCGCGCTGGTCGCGCAGGGCACGACGGCGTTCCGGTCGCACGTGGACGTCGACCTCGGCGTCGGACTGCGCGGCATCGCCGTGGTGCGGGAGGCCGTGGCCGCGCTCGGCGTGCCGGTCGCGCTGGAGGTCGTCGCGTTCCCGCAGGACGGCGTGCTGCGCCGCCCCGGTGTGCTCGAACTGCTCGATCGCGCGGCCGCCGAGGGGGCCGACCACGTCGGCGGTCTCGACCCGGCACTGATCGACCGGGATCCGGTCGGCCAGCTGGACGCACTGTTCGAGATCGCGGACCGCCGCGGCGTCGGTCTCGACATCCACCTGCACGAGGGCGGAGAGCTGGGCGCGTTCGAGTACGATCTCATCGTCGAGCGGACGCGTTCGCTCGGGCTGGCCGGCCGCGTCAACGTGGCACACGGCTTCGCCATCGGCGACCTGCCGCCGGCGCGGCAGCGCGCGCTGGTGGAGGAGCTGCGGGAGGCCGGGGTGTCGATCACCACGGTCGCGCCGATCAACGCGTCTCGCCTTCCGCTCGCCGACCTCCGCGCCGCGCGGGTGCCGGTCGGCCTCGGAACCGACGGCATCCGCGACCTGTGGGGGCCGTACGGCGACGGCGACATGCTGCGCCTCGCGACCCGGCTGGCCCAGCTCTCCGGCGCCCGGCGCGACGAAGAGCTGACCGACGTGGTGCGTCTCGCGACGAGCGAGGCGGGGGTGTTCGTCGGGCGACCGGTGCACGATCTGGTGGCGGGCGCTCCCGCCGACGTGGTGCTGGTCGACGCGCAGAACGTGCCGGAGGCGCTGGTGCTGGCTCCTCCGCGTGAGCTGGTGCTGGCGGGCGGGGTGCGGGTCTCCGGAACTCCGGCCTTCTGA
- the ypfJ gene encoding KPN_02809 family neutral zinc metallopeptidase, with protein MTFNPDADISGGKVKRRGRTAGIAAGGVGVGAVVVFLIAQLLGVDVSGLVGGDATGSQQIGTGSELQDCRTGADANASVDCRMKGAAASLEAYWATELPALGGRYSSPDFVLFTGGTSTGCGSASSATGPFYCPADRTIYVDTGFYDELRSRFGSSGGPLAEMYVVAHEWGHHIQNIGGIMAQHTSRAAGAASDSVRLELQADCFAGSWAAAASTTADENGVAFLQPITTAQIQDALSAAASVGDDRIQQASTGRVDPEGWTHGSAEQRQRWFTTGYQQGAQACDTFSVSAARL; from the coding sequence ATGACGTTCAATCCCGACGCGGACATCAGTGGCGGCAAGGTCAAGCGCCGTGGGCGCACGGCGGGGATCGCGGCCGGCGGGGTCGGGGTCGGCGCGGTCGTGGTGTTCCTGATCGCACAGCTGCTCGGGGTGGATGTGAGCGGGCTGGTCGGCGGGGACGCGACGGGCTCCCAGCAGATCGGCACGGGCTCGGAGCTGCAGGACTGCCGGACCGGCGCGGATGCGAATGCGAGCGTCGACTGCCGGATGAAGGGGGCGGCGGCGTCGCTGGAGGCGTACTGGGCGACAGAGCTGCCCGCGCTCGGCGGGCGGTACAGCTCGCCGGACTTCGTCCTCTTCACCGGAGGGACGAGCACGGGGTGCGGGTCCGCGTCGAGCGCGACAGGGCCGTTCTACTGCCCGGCCGATCGCACGATCTACGTCGACACCGGGTTCTACGACGAGCTGCGGTCCCGGTTCGGGTCGAGCGGCGGACCGCTGGCAGAGATGTACGTGGTCGCGCACGAGTGGGGCCACCATATCCAGAACATCGGCGGGATCATGGCGCAGCACACCAGCCGCGCGGCGGGGGCGGCGTCCGACAGCGTGCGCCTCGAACTGCAGGCGGACTGCTTCGCCGGTTCGTGGGCGGCCGCGGCGTCGACGACGGCGGACGAGAACGGGGTGGCGTTCCTGCAGCCGATCACGACGGCGCAGATCCAGGATGCGCTGAGCGCCGCGGCGTCGGTGGGCGACGACCGCATCCAGCAGGCGTCGACCGGGCGGGTGGACCCGGAGGGATGGACGCACGGGTCGGCGGAGCAACGGCAGCGCTGGTTCACCACCGGCTACCAGCAGGGCGCGCAGGCGTGCGACACGTTCTCGGTGTCCGCGGCTCGGCTCTGA
- a CDS encoding malate dehydrogenase codes for MSPTPVTVTVTGAGGQIGYALLFRIASGQLLGREVPVRLRLLEIPAGRSAAEGTALELQDGAFPLVRSIDVTEDAGAAFDGANVALLVGARPRGAGMERADLLEANGAIFGPQGAAINAGAADDIRVLVVGNPANTNALIASAHAPDVPAERFTAMTRLDHNRAVAQLAAKLGVPVSAIERVIVWGNHSASQYPDLSHATVDGRPASDLVDERWLADEYIPRVAKRGAEIIQVRGSSSAASAASAAIDHVHDWVNGTGDRWTSAAIVSDGSYGVPAGLISSFPVRAVDGQWRIVDGLEIDAFSRERIDASVAELIEERDAVRELGLL; via the coding sequence ATGAGCCCCACCCCTGTCACCGTGACCGTCACCGGCGCGGGCGGCCAGATCGGTTACGCCCTTCTTTTCCGCATCGCCTCCGGCCAGTTGCTCGGGCGGGAGGTGCCGGTGCGGTTGCGGCTGCTCGAGATTCCCGCCGGGCGGTCGGCGGCGGAGGGGACGGCGCTCGAGCTGCAGGACGGCGCCTTTCCGCTGGTGCGCTCGATCGATGTCACGGAGGACGCCGGCGCCGCGTTCGACGGCGCGAACGTCGCGCTGCTGGTCGGCGCCCGGCCGCGCGGGGCGGGGATGGAGCGGGCCGATCTCCTGGAGGCCAACGGCGCGATCTTCGGGCCGCAGGGTGCGGCGATCAACGCGGGCGCGGCCGACGACATCCGGGTGCTGGTGGTCGGCAACCCCGCCAACACGAACGCCCTCATCGCGAGCGCACACGCCCCCGATGTCCCCGCGGAGCGGTTCACCGCCATGACCCGGCTCGACCACAATCGGGCCGTCGCGCAGCTCGCCGCGAAGCTCGGCGTGCCCGTGTCGGCGATCGAGCGCGTCATCGTGTGGGGCAACCACTCCGCCAGCCAGTACCCCGACCTGAGCCACGCCACGGTCGACGGGCGCCCGGCCTCGGACCTCGTGGACGAGCGCTGGCTGGCCGACGAGTACATCCCGCGCGTCGCGAAGCGTGGCGCCGAGATCATCCAGGTGCGCGGCTCCTCGAGTGCGGCATCCGCGGCGAGCGCCGCCATCGACCACGTGCACGACTGGGTGAACGGCACCGGCGACCGCTGGACCTCCGCCGCGATCGTCTCCGACGGCAGCTACGGCGTCCCCGCCGGCCTCATCTCGTCGTTCCCGGTGCGCGCCGTCGACGGTCAGTGGAGGATCGTCGACGGCCTGGAGATCGACGCCTTCTCCCGCGAGCGCATCGACGCCTCCGTCGCCGAGCTCATCGAGGAGCGGGACGCGGTACGGGAGCTGGGGCTGCTGTAG
- a CDS encoding zeta toxin family protein, producing the protein MTSSRDSVARELSALLRGWSLDDPWSDKPGTSTRTLYATDELYEVARVRLHESLVEQSRAASPIPPAEGRLAVVVTAGPPGAGKSTALAEEAELVAFRSIDADDFKDDLLAHADADGLLDAWTARTLGDDLPVSLRELSGFVHAESTEVAAAMRRACFADGENVIVHGTLSSVDHTAELLEELDSYGYDRLVVFDVEAPADIAVDRALDRWWRVRSDRSDPLGGRFVAPAAIRAYYRSGKPTVTSENARRLHDFARDLGWESELRLIETE; encoded by the coding sequence GTGACGTCGAGTCGCGACTCCGTCGCGAGGGAGCTGTCCGCTCTGCTGCGCGGCTGGAGCCTGGACGACCCGTGGTCGGATAAGCCCGGCACCAGCACTCGCACCCTGTATGCGACGGATGAGCTCTACGAGGTTGCGCGCGTCCGGCTCCACGAGTCCCTGGTGGAGCAGAGTCGGGCGGCCAGCCCGATTCCGCCGGCCGAAGGGCGGCTCGCGGTCGTTGTGACGGCCGGCCCTCCCGGCGCGGGCAAGAGCACGGCGTTGGCTGAGGAGGCCGAGCTGGTCGCCTTCCGGAGTATCGACGCCGATGACTTCAAGGACGACCTGCTCGCGCACGCGGACGCGGACGGGTTGCTCGACGCGTGGACCGCCCGCACGCTCGGGGACGACCTCCCGGTGTCGCTGCGAGAGCTGTCCGGATTCGTCCACGCCGAGTCGACCGAGGTGGCCGCCGCGATGCGCCGCGCCTGCTTCGCCGACGGCGAGAACGTGATCGTGCATGGCACGCTCTCGAGTGTCGACCACACTGCCGAGCTGCTCGAAGAGCTCGACTCCTACGGGTACGACCGGCTCGTCGTCTTCGACGTCGAGGCACCCGCAGACATCGCCGTGGACCGAGCACTGGACCGGTGGTGGCGGGTGCGTTCGGATCGCTCCGACCCGTTGGGCGGTCGGTTCGTCGCCCCGGCAGCGATCCGGGCCTACTACCGGTCCGGCAAGCCGACGGTCACCTCCGAGAACGCGCGACGTCTCCACGATTTCGCGCGCGACCTCGGATGGGAGTCGGAGCTGCGGCTCATCGAGACGGAGTGA
- a CDS encoding winged helix-turn-helix domain-containing protein, translating to MAIVQNSRQRPEPSGQLEALIAKLTSAPQRRRAVAAIAEIAAGREQRELAERRIRRGIYAMHDAGLSQRDIARVAGLSQPEVSRRLKRREVVPATEVTPREIILQRSTGEISSTEMLKLLKGMTFSSSTPRKRSATDGAAGALGTTKQLAEALHDGLLSDEEYEAVRRAIARRRANAR from the coding sequence GTGGCCATCGTTCAGAACAGCCGGCAACGTCCGGAGCCGTCCGGCCAGCTCGAAGCTTTGATCGCCAAGCTGACGAGCGCTCCCCAGCGACGTCGCGCCGTGGCGGCCATCGCGGAGATCGCCGCCGGGCGCGAGCAGCGCGAGCTGGCGGAGCGCCGCATCCGCCGCGGCATCTACGCGATGCACGACGCGGGGTTGTCGCAACGCGACATCGCCCGCGTCGCCGGGCTGTCGCAGCCGGAGGTCTCGCGACGCCTCAAACGTCGGGAGGTCGTTCCCGCGACCGAGGTCACTCCGCGCGAGATCATCCTCCAGCGTTCGACGGGCGAGATCAGCTCGACCGAGATGCTGAAGCTCCTCAAGGGGATGACCTTCTCGAGCAGCACCCCGCGCAAGCGTTCGGCGACGGATGGTGCGGCGGGCGCGCTGGGGACGACGAAGCAACTCGCCGAGGCGCTCCACGACGGTCTGCTGAGCGACGAGGAGTACGAGGCCGTGCGACGTGCGATCGCGCGTCGACGGGCGAACGCGCGGTGA
- the pip gene encoding prolyl aminopeptidase codes for MRTLYPEIEPYETGMLDVGDGQELYWEASGNPEGKPVVFLHGGPGGGTTPSHRRLFDPAKYRIVLFDQRGCGKSLPHASEPEADLSLNTTWHLVADIERLREHFAIEKWQVFGGSWGSTLALAYAETHPERVTELVLRGIFTLRAEELDWFYEGGAAALYPDLWEGFLEPVPVEERGHLIRAYARLLADPDPAVHGPAAVAWSRWESSTITLRPRPELVATFTEPEYAVAFARIENHFFTHGGWFEDGQLIRDAHLLADIPGVIVQGRYDVCTPPMTAWDLHRAWPEAELRMIPDAGHAYDEPGILDALIEATDRFADR; via the coding sequence ATGCGAACCCTGTACCCCGAGATCGAGCCGTACGAGACCGGAATGCTGGACGTCGGCGACGGCCAGGAGCTGTACTGGGAGGCGAGCGGCAACCCGGAGGGCAAGCCAGTCGTGTTCCTGCACGGGGGCCCGGGCGGCGGGACGACCCCGTCGCACCGGCGCCTCTTCGATCCGGCGAAGTACCGCATCGTGCTGTTCGACCAGCGGGGTTGCGGCAAGAGCCTCCCGCACGCGAGCGAGCCGGAGGCGGACCTGTCGCTCAACACGACGTGGCACCTGGTGGCCGACATCGAACGCCTGCGGGAGCATTTCGCGATCGAGAAGTGGCAGGTGTTCGGCGGCTCCTGGGGCAGCACCCTGGCGCTGGCGTACGCGGAGACGCATCCCGAGCGCGTGACCGAACTCGTGCTGCGCGGGATCTTCACGCTGCGCGCCGAGGAGCTGGACTGGTTCTACGAGGGCGGGGCCGCCGCGCTGTACCCCGATCTGTGGGAAGGCTTCCTGGAGCCGGTGCCGGTGGAGGAGCGCGGCCACCTCATCCGCGCCTACGCTCGGCTGCTCGCCGACCCCGACCCGGCGGTGCACGGTCCGGCGGCGGTCGCGTGGTCGCGGTGGGAGTCGTCCACGATCACGCTGCGTCCCCGGCCCGAGCTGGTGGCGACGTTCACGGAGCCGGAGTACGCGGTCGCCTTCGCGCGCATCGAGAACCACTTCTTCACACACGGGGGCTGGTTCGAGGACGGGCAGCTGATCCGCGACGCGCACCTCCTCGCCGACATCCCCGGCGTGATCGTGCAGGGCCGCTACGACGTCTGCACCCCGCCGATGACCGCGTGGGACCTGCACCGGGCGTGGCCGGAGGCCGAGCTGCGGATGATCCCGGACGCCGGGCACGCCTACGACGAGCCGGGCATCCTCGACGCGTTGATCGAGGCGACCGACCGATTCGCGGACCGATGA
- a CDS encoding acyl-CoA dehydrogenase family protein yields MVDTAERVPAAAPAPAPAPAPEPASSAAAGPSPRVDVEALGRQLLGDWADVRLASRELAGRPELQKIEGLPVAEHRKRVFEQLGLLVENGQVHRAFPKSVGGGDDHGGNIAAFEELVAADPSLQIKSGVQWGLFGAAVLHLGTAPHHEKYLPGIMSLDVPGAFAMTETGHGSDVASIATTATYDPASQEFVLDTPFRGAWKDYLGNAAVDATAAVVFAQLVTQGVNHGVHAFYVPIRDADGSFLPGIGGEDDGQKGGLNGVDNGRLHFTGVRIPRTDLLNRYGDVAEDGTYTSSIQSPGRRFFTMLGTLVQGRVSLDGSATIASKIGLKIALTYANERRQFTAGSDTDEEVLLDYQRHQRRLLPLLATTYAAGFAHEVFLHKFDDVFSGKADSDADRQDLETIAAALKPLSTWHALDTLQEAREACGGAGFLTENRLTSLRQDVDIWVTFEGDNNVLLQLVAKRLLTDYSKKFAKADAGALARYVVTQAAGRAYHGSGLRSVAQTVRDFGSTARSVNWLQESATQRELLTDRVESMIAEIAGRLRPASKLGKKAAAELFNSQQNELIEAARAHGELLQWEAFTDALDHAPDAGTKQVLTWLRDLFGFGLIEKHAAWYLIHGRLSPQRAQAVTAYIDRLLARIRPHAVDLVDAFGYGPELVRAKIASGAEGERQAEARAYFAEARAAGTLPAQEKSQKKR; encoded by the coding sequence ATGGTTGACACTGCCGAGCGCGTCCCCGCCGCTGCACCCGCACCCGCACCCGCACCCGCCCCCGAGCCCGCGTCTTCCGCCGCCGCCGGTCCGTCCCCGCGCGTCGACGTCGAGGCGCTGGGCCGCCAGCTGCTGGGCGACTGGGCCGACGTGCGCCTGGCCTCGCGCGAGCTGGCGGGCCGACCCGAGCTGCAGAAGATCGAGGGACTCCCGGTCGCCGAGCACCGCAAGCGCGTCTTCGAGCAGCTCGGCCTGCTCGTCGAGAACGGCCAGGTGCACCGCGCGTTCCCGAAGTCGGTCGGCGGAGGCGACGACCACGGCGGCAACATCGCCGCGTTCGAGGAGCTCGTGGCGGCCGACCCGTCGCTGCAGATCAAATCGGGCGTGCAGTGGGGGCTGTTCGGTGCCGCGGTGCTCCACCTGGGCACCGCCCCGCACCACGAGAAGTACCTGCCCGGCATCATGTCGCTCGACGTGCCCGGCGCGTTCGCCATGACGGAGACCGGCCACGGCTCCGACGTCGCCAGCATCGCGACCACCGCGACCTACGACCCGGCGTCGCAGGAGTTCGTGCTCGACACCCCGTTCCGCGGGGCCTGGAAGGACTACCTCGGCAACGCCGCCGTCGACGCGACCGCCGCCGTGGTGTTCGCGCAGCTCGTCACGCAGGGCGTCAACCACGGCGTCCACGCCTTCTACGTCCCGATCCGCGACGCCGACGGCTCGTTCCTGCCCGGCATCGGCGGGGAGGACGACGGACAGAAGGGTGGGCTGAACGGGGTCGACAACGGCCGCCTCCACTTCACCGGCGTCCGCATCCCGCGCACCGACCTCCTGAACCGGTACGGCGACGTCGCAGAGGACGGCACGTACACGTCGTCCATCCAGAGCCCGGGGCGCCGCTTCTTCACCATGCTGGGCACGCTCGTGCAGGGCCGCGTCTCGCTCGACGGCTCCGCGACCATCGCGTCGAAGATCGGCCTCAAGATCGCGCTCACCTACGCGAACGAGCGGCGCCAGTTCACCGCCGGCAGCGACACCGACGAGGAGGTGCTGCTCGACTACCAGCGCCACCAGCGCCGGCTGCTCCCGCTGCTCGCCACCACCTACGCGGCGGGCTTCGCCCACGAGGTGTTCCTGCACAAGTTCGACGACGTCTTCAGCGGCAAGGCCGACAGCGATGCGGACCGCCAGGACCTCGAGACGATCGCGGCGGCGCTCAAACCGCTGAGCACCTGGCACGCCCTCGACACGCTGCAGGAGGCGCGGGAGGCGTGTGGTGGCGCCGGCTTCCTCACCGAGAACCGGCTCACCTCCCTCCGCCAGGACGTCGACATCTGGGTCACCTTCGAGGGCGACAACAACGTCCTGCTCCAGCTGGTCGCCAAGCGCCTGCTCACCGACTACAGCAAGAAGTTCGCCAAGGCCGACGCCGGTGCTCTCGCCCGCTACGTCGTCACGCAGGCCGCCGGCCGGGCCTACCACGGCAGCGGACTGCGCAGCGTCGCCCAGACCGTCCGCGACTTCGGCTCCACCGCGCGCTCGGTCAACTGGCTGCAGGAGTCGGCCACGCAGCGCGAGCTCCTCACCGACCGGGTCGAGTCGATGATCGCCGAGATCGCCGGGCGCCTCCGCCCCGCCTCCAAGCTGGGCAAGAAGGCCGCCGCCGAACTGTTCAACTCGCAGCAGAACGAGCTGATCGAGGCCGCGCGGGCGCACGGCGAGCTGCTGCAGTGGGAGGCGTTCACCGATGCGCTCGACCACGCCCCCGACGCCGGCACCAAGCAGGTGCTCACGTGGCTGCGCGACCTCTTCGGCTTCGGCCTGATCGAGAAGCACGCGGCCTGGTACCTCATCCACGGCCGGCTTTCGCCGCAGCGCGCGCAGGCCGTCACCGCCTACATCGACCGCTTGCTCGCCCGCATCCGCCCGCACGCCGTCGACCTTGTGGACGCCTTCGGCTACGGGCCCGAGCTGGTGCGCGCGAAGATCGCCAGCGGCGCGGAGGGCGAGCGCCAGGCGGAGGCTCGGGCGTACTTCGCCGAGGCGCGCGCGGCGGGGACTCTGCCCGCGCAGGAGAAGAGCCAGAAGAAGCGCTGA